Part of the Rhizobiales bacterium NRL2 genome is shown below.
CACTACGGCTACCGGCCGCAGGCATGGCCCAGCCCTTACCTCGCCGGGCGCGACCAGCTCTACGTCACCACCGCACGCGAGGGCGAGGAACTGGCGGAACTGCGGCGGCAGGCGCGGGCCACAAGGCCGGAAATGACCCGTCTGTCCGCCGACTGAAGCGAAAGGGCCGCTGCGGCTGAACCAGGAGGGTCCAACCGGCCCGGGCCGATGGTCACCGATTGGTCACCGCCCGGCGCGACGCAAGGCGAACGCGCGGCCACGCGACAACTCCCATGTAAAGACATTCATGTTTTCGCGCTACCATAATACTACATGAAGTATTTCTCTTCCCGATTCGACCTAGGCGTGGTACCAGCATGCTGGATCAACCTTGGATGGTAGCAAGATACTTCAAAAAATTACAGTGGGAGCGCAACAAGGAACAGTAATCGGCCTTGTCGGGAGAGCATAGAATTGTACTCTTCTCGCCCCATTTCAAACAAGAACCCATGGGAACAAGCGCGTTCACCGCGTCACCGCATCTACCCCAGTGCAGGAGCGAAGCATGCCGACCGGTTTGTTGACCAAGCAAGTGCGTTGAAAACTAAGTAACCTGCCAATATGTCGATATCAGCGCCAGGACGCATCGGAAAGACCACGCCATGAAAAGCAGAGTAGCGTTGTGAAAGAACATTCTCAGACACCGGGCGGGCGACGCCCCCGGGTGCCCGGCACGGCCGTCCACAAGAGGTCGGTCCGCATCGCCGGCCACCCGACCAGCATTTCCCTGGAAGACGCCTTCTGGGACGCGCTGCGCGAACTGGCGGAAGGCCGGCAGATCAAGTTGAGCGAACTGGTCGAGGAGATCGACGCGAACCGCGAAAGCCAGAACCTTTCGAGCGCCATCCGCGTCTATCTGCTGGAAACCTACAGGCAGGCCCAGGGCGCCGGTGGCAGCGCGCCGCGCACGGAAGCAGGCGGCAGCAGCGCCCACTGAGCGGACCCGCGTCCGGCCTCGCCGGTGTGGTCAGGGCGCGACGCTCAACCGGGGCGCATCCAGGGGCCCAGCAATGGACAGTGTCCCCGGGTCGGCCCCGCCCGCACCCTCCAGACCTCTCAACTCGAGATCGAGCCGCCAACGCGGCAGGTCGATGCTGCCGATTATCGTTGCCGCCCCCCCGGCGTCAGCGAACGGTCTGGTCGTGCGCAGCACCCCGCGGGTGGCCTCGAGCGTTCCTGCCAGGCCTTCCAGATCGGGCGAAGGCAACGTCTCGTCGACGGGATCGAAGGCCAGATCGGCGCGTGTGATCTCGATCCGTCCGGACAGCGCGCGGATCATGTCGAAGGCGGTCACGCCGCGCCCCTCAAGAGCGGCCTCGAAATCGGCATCGCCTTCCAGCGCGGGCAACTCGCCCAGCAGCGCCGCGAGCATCGGGGACAGTTGCACGCCGCGCCCCTGAACCTCGGCCTCGACGAAGGGCACGCCGTCGGCGCCGAACGTCATTCGGCCGCCGATTTCGCCTTCGCCGATGCCGCCGCGCAGGTCCTCCGCCACCATCCGGCCGTCGGAGATGGCGAGCGATGCATGGAACGGCGCCAGCGACAGGCCATCTGCCGTCAGCCGCTCCATGTCGACCGTGGCGTCCAGGCGGACGCCGCGCAGCCAGCTCGTGCCGATCGGAGAGAGCGACCACCGCCGTCCTCCGGTCTCGTTCTCCGCCGCGGATTTCGGCAGGTACGGGCCCAGATCCAGACGGCCGTCGGTCACGTTCGCGACCACTTCCGGCTTGCCGCGCCAGTCGATCCCGACCGCACCGCTCAGGCGATCGTCGCCGGCCCTCGCCTCCAGCTCCGCCAGGCGCAGGCCGAATGCCCCGCCCTCCGCCACAGCAGTCGCGTCCAGCGCCGCGCCGCCGGCCGCCGACGGCCTGTAGCCGCTCCAGAGGCTCTCCATCAGGGCGATGACATCACCATGACGCAGGCGGGCGTCGAAGCGGTAGGCCGTCTCGCCTTCCTCGTTCCCGCCGACCTCGCCGGTCAGGTCCAGCCGCGCCGCCATGGCGTCCATACGGCCTGCAATCCCCAGCCGCTCCGGCGATCCGGTCACCGTCCCTTCGACCGTTACCGGCCCCGCCAGCGCGAAAGGCAGCCGCCAATCCGGAAACGCCAGGCGGCGCAGCGCCGGCGCGCTGGGACTATCCAGACTCACCCTGAGGTCGAGTTGAGGCGCCGCCAACCAGTCGGCGACCGCACCCTCGATGCGTCCGTCCAGTTCCGCCGAACCGAACGCCACGGAGACCGCGGCCGAAGCGAAGCCGCCCTCCAGCCCGGCGTCCAGCGTCGCATCGCGCAAACGGCCGGCCATGCCGCCGCCTGTCGCGCCCAGCGCGCCCAGAAACGCGCCCATGTCCGGCGCCGTGACTTTCGCCTCCAGCGCGAACTGCGGGTTCTCCGGCGTGTCGACCCGGCCCGAAATCAGCACTTCCGCGCCCTGCAGCGCGCCGATACGCAGCGCCGTGAGAGTCAGGTTTCCGTCCAGCAGACCCGCCTCGAGCAGGACGTCCTCGGCCACCTCGGCGCCGGCGACCAGACGGTCGATGCGTATGATGGCGTTGGTATCGAAGCGGTCCAGCAGCGGCAGCCGGGGGGCCGCCGGATCCGGCGTCAGGACGCTCCATCGCCAGGCGCGCAGGCCGAACAGGCCCGCATAGGCGTCGGCATTGATCTGATCGACGGCGACGTCGAGGCTGAAGGACGGGCGCTCGACCAGGGCGATGGCGATCCCGCCGGTCAGCCGCGACTGGTCCAGACGCAGATCGATCCCGGTGATCTGGGCGACGTCGCTGGTAATGCCCACCGCAGCGGACAGGCTGAGATTGCGCAACCGGCCACGGGCATCCAGCGGCACCGTCGCCCCGCTCCATTCAAGCAGGCTGACCAGATTGTCGGAAACCATCTCGACCGAGCCCTCCAGCCGATAGGCGCCGGCCGCGAGACGCAGTTCGCCGGAGAACGCGAGATCCGAACCGCCCGGCAGCAGCGCCGAAACTCGGCCGATCGACAGCGCGCCATTGGCCAGCCGGGCGTCCAGAGTGAACTGGCGTACATAGCCGTCGCCGAACTCCACCAGGCCGACATCCAGACGGATGGCCGCGCCCAGTTCGGGCAGACGATCCAGCGCGCGCGCCGCCGTTGCGGCGCCGTCGGGCCAGTGCCGCAACGAGGCGAGCAGCGGCGGGCCGGCCAGCTTGTCGAAGGCCAGCGCCACATCCAGAGAGGGCGACGCGCCGAGGTCCGCGCTGAACCGGCCCCCGAAGGCGGCGTCGGCCAGCATGCCGCTGATACCGTCGAGCACCAGTTCCGATCCGTCCAGCCGCGCGCCGGCACGGAAGCGCAGCGGCACCGGTTCCTCGCCCGGCGGCACCAGCGCGAAGAGGTTCTCGAATGCGCGCAGATCGGCGATATCCGCCTCGAACTGGCCTTCGGCGACACCGGCGGCCGGATCGGCAAGGCGGCCCTGAAACCGCGCCATGGCGGTGTCGTCCAGATTCATTTCGACGAACAGCGACGGCCGCGCGCCCTGGCCGAGTCTGAAATTGACGTCGACGTCGCGGCCCTGCCAGACCCCGGCCAGATGACCGGTGACGCTTCCTGCGCTGCCGTCCAGGTTGATCTCGCCCGACAGGTCCGATGCGGACAGGGCGCGGCCGGCCGGCTGATCGCGGTAGTTCAGTACGCCGCCGGAAATGCCGAGTACGCTTATCGAGAGACCGTCCCCCTGGTCGGGAGCGCGAAGTCCGGCGTAGTTGGTGCGGCCGGTCAGGTCCGCGTGCAGCGTGATCACCGGCTCTACCAGTTCGATCCGCTCGGCCAGGAACTCGCCTGCCAGCAGACCGCCGAGCGACAGGCGCATCTCGGCGCGCCGCGCGGTCAGGATCGGATCGAGGTCGCGCGCCGAACCGCCCTCCACCACCACGCCGCCGGCGGTAAGCCGGGGCGTCGGCAGGATCCGGAACGCAAGCTCGCCCTCCAGCCGCACCGGCTGACCGAGCGCCCGCGACAGACCGGCCTGGACATCCCCGCGATAGTCCTCCGGATCGATCACCAGCGGCGCGGCGAACAGGACGCCGAAGACGAGCGCGACCAGGATCGCCAGAATGATCAGAAATGCACGCACCTGACGCCCTTGCCGGTTCCTCTGGATTGCCCTGTCGGGAAACGCGCGCCCGTTAAATCACGCACCGCCATGGGAGGCAATCGCAGTGACGGCGGACACCGCGGATGCCGCGGCGCTTGCGCCACCGCCATGATCGGCTAAGCTTCCCGGCATCAAGAGGGGTTGGGTCACGGTGGGCGATCTCTACGACATTGCATGGCCTGGGCGCGGCGCACGCCGTCGCCCGCTTCCCGCGAGGCGGTGAGCATGGCCGAGATCGTCAGCCTCAATCGCTTCCGGAAGACACGCGAACGCGCCAGGGCAGCAGCGCGCGCCGCCGAGAACCGCGTGCGTCACGGCCGTACCGGCGTCGAGAAGCGCCGCGACGCGGACGCGGCGGCAAGGCGTGAACGGCTGCTGGAGGGCGGCCGGTTGACGGACGACAGTGATGGGGACGGCGGCACCGCCGGCGCTCCGTCGAAGAAATAGGAAGCCTCGTCTCGAGGGGGGCAATGGAGGGAGTGCGATGAAAGCATCCGATCTTTTCGTGAAATGTCTGGAAGAAGAAGGCGTCGAAAGGATTTTCGGCGTTCCGGGCGAGGAAAACGCCGACACGATGATCTCGCTGATCGACAGCAAGATCGAATTCGTGCTCTGCCGTCATGAGCAGGCTGCGGCCTTCATGGCCGACGTCTATGGCCGCCTGACCGGCAAGTCGGGCGTCTGCCTGGCCACGCTGGGCCCGGGCGCGACCAATCTGGTCACCGGCATCGCCGACGCCAACATGGACCGCGCGCCGGTCGTCGGCATCATCGGGCAGGCCGGGACCTACCGACTGCACAAGGAAAGCCACCAGAACATGGACTCGATCGCCATGTTCCGCCCCATCACCAAGTGGGCGCAGACCATCTCCAATGCCGGCGCAATCCCCGAGATCGTGCGCAAGGCCTTCAAGACCGCCGAGGCCGAGAAGCCCGGCGCGGTGATGATCGAACTGCCCGAGGACCTGGCCAAGCACCAGGTCGAGGGACGCCCGCCGCTGAAGCCGGTCCGCACCCGACGCCCGGGCGCCGACCACAAGGCGGTCAAGGAAGCCGTCGACGTCATCCTGAAGGCCAAGCGGCCGATGATCCTCGCCGGCAACGGCGCCATCCGGAAGCGTGCCGCCAAGCAGCTCGAGATCATGGCCGAGAAGCTCGGCGTCGGCGTGATCAACACCTTCATGGGCAAGGGCGCGGTGCCGCGGTCGTCGAAGTACTGCCTGTTCACGATGGGCCTGCAGGGCAAGGACCACGCGAACGTCTACATCGACAAGTGCGACACCATCATTTCGGTCGGGTACGACCTGGTCGAGTACAGCCCCAGCCACTGGAACAAGACTCCCGGCAAGAAGATGGTCCATATCGACTTCTGGCCGGCGGAGATCGACAGCGACTACGACGTCACCGTCGACGTCCAGGGCGACATCGCCGACGCGCTCTGGCAGATCAACGAGGAGCTGGACTCCCGCGGCATCAAGGAGCCGCCGTTCAACATCGACGACGTGCAGCCGCTGCGCCAGACGATCCTGGACGACTTCGCCATGGAGAAGGACGACACATCCTTCCCGATGAAGCCGCAGAAGGTGCTGTGGGACGTGCGCGAGTTCCTCGGTCCCGATGACATCGTGCTTTCGGATGTCGGCGCCCACAAGATGTGGATCAGCCGCTACTACCAGTGCGACACGCCGAATACCTGTCTGATCTCCAACGGCTTCTGCACCATGGGCTTCGCGATGCCGGGCTCCATCGGCGCCAAGATCGCCAAGCCCGACAGCAAGGTTCTGGCGATCAACGGCGATGCCGGCTTCATGATGAACGTCCAGGACATGGAGACGGCGGCGCGGCTGGGCATCAACGTCGTCTGGATGGTCTGGTGCGACGGCGAGTACGGCCTGATCAAGTGGAAGCAGCAAAACCAGTTCGACGGCAAGCATTCGGCGCTGTCCTTCACCAACCCGGACTTCGCTGCCATGGCCGCCGCCTTCGGCATCTGGGGCAGGAACCTGAAATCCGCCGAGGAGCTGCCGGCGGCGCTGGAGGAGGCCTTCAAGCAGAAGGGTCCGGCACTGATCGCGCTGCCGATCGACTATGCGGAGAACGTGAAGATGACCCGGCGTCTGGGCGAGCTGGAAGCCGTCATCTGAAACTTCTCGGAACCGGTCAACGGAAGGGGCGGGCCCGCGCGGGTCCGCCCTTTTCCTTTGCGCGATGGACATTTGCGGACCCGCCGACCATCCTCGCCGGGCGCGATTCGGGGAGAAGCGAAACAGGT
Proteins encoded:
- a CDS encoding acetolactate synthase — protein: MKASDLFVKCLEEEGVERIFGVPGEENADTMISLIDSKIEFVLCRHEQAAAFMADVYGRLTGKSGVCLATLGPGATNLVTGIADANMDRAPVVGIIGQAGTYRLHKESHQNMDSIAMFRPITKWAQTISNAGAIPEIVRKAFKTAEAEKPGAVMIELPEDLAKHQVEGRPPLKPVRTRRPGADHKAVKEAVDVILKAKRPMILAGNGAIRKRAAKQLEIMAEKLGVGVINTFMGKGAVPRSSKYCLFTMGLQGKDHANVYIDKCDTIISVGYDLVEYSPSHWNKTPGKKMVHIDFWPAEIDSDYDVTVDVQGDIADALWQINEELDSRGIKEPPFNIDDVQPLRQTILDDFAMEKDDTSFPMKPQKVLWDVREFLGPDDIVLSDVGAHKMWISRYYQCDTPNTCLISNGFCTMGFAMPGSIGAKIAKPDSKVLAINGDAGFMMNVQDMETAARLGINVVWMVWCDGEYGLIKWKQQNQFDGKHSALSFTNPDFAAMAAAFGIWGRNLKSAEELPAALEEAFKQKGPALIALPIDYAENVKMTRRLGELEAVI